The following are encoded in a window of Massilia sp. R2A-15 genomic DNA:
- the pheT gene encoding phenylalanine--tRNA ligase subunit beta, with protein MQFSENWLRTMVNPAMTSDELSHMLTMSGLEVEEVEAVAPPFSNVVVAEVLEVSKHPNADRLNVCTVNVGTGTMLNIVCGAPNVRAGMKAICAMAGAVLPPGADGKPFEIKVGQLRGVESQGMMCSAKELKLSEESSGLMELPADAPVGQNIRDYLALNDLKFTIKLTPNKADCLSVLGVAREVSALTGTPLTLPATRIVPVTGDEVLPVKISAPDLCGRFTGRVIRGLNAKAKTPAWMVQRLERSGQRSVSALVDISNYVMLEVGRPSHVFDLDKIHGGLDIRWGVKGETLKLLNGNTVAVDDWVGVIADAHQIESLAGIMGGDATAVTLETTNIYLEAAFWWPNAIQGRARRYNFSTDAAHRFERGVDYATTVEHIERITALIVEICGTAATVVGPVDDQSVNLPVRAPVVLRTARAQKVIGVPLTDDVVADIFRRLGLSFTQEPGQFAVTAPSYRFDIEIEEDLIEEVARVYGFENIPAKPPVAASQMIIAPEHTRSLFALRHRMADLGYQEVVNMSFVESQWETDFSGNDDQIKLQNPIASQMSVMRSSLIGSLVANVRYNLNRKAGRVRVFEIGAVFQRNPFAVDGALSIAGFDQPKRLAAMAYGPAADEQWGQPSRPVDYFDVKADLEAMFAPVALRFAKLEHPALHPGRSASVEVDGKVVGFIGELHPKWLQKYELAQAPVLFEVDVVALQQRPVPKHVDISKFPGATRDLAMVVKNTVAAQDLIDAFIAEKQVNPAGNIVQAIVLFDEYRGKGLQADEKSLAFRFSLQDTQTTLQDDVVDALMAAMAETAKQKHNATMRG; from the coding sequence ATGCAATTTTCCGAAAACTGGCTCCGCACCATGGTCAACCCGGCGATGACGTCGGATGAACTGTCCCACATGCTCACCATGTCGGGCCTGGAAGTCGAAGAAGTGGAGGCGGTGGCGCCGCCATTTTCGAACGTGGTCGTGGCCGAAGTGCTGGAAGTGTCCAAACACCCGAACGCCGACCGCCTGAACGTCTGCACCGTCAACGTCGGCACCGGCACGATGCTCAATATCGTCTGCGGCGCGCCCAACGTGCGCGCCGGGATGAAGGCGATCTGCGCGATGGCCGGCGCCGTGCTGCCGCCAGGCGCGGACGGCAAGCCGTTCGAGATCAAGGTCGGCCAGCTGCGCGGCGTCGAGTCGCAGGGCATGATGTGCTCGGCGAAGGAGCTGAAGCTGTCGGAAGAGAGTAGCGGCCTGATGGAGCTGCCGGCCGATGCGCCGGTCGGCCAGAACATCCGCGACTACCTCGCGCTGAACGACCTCAAATTCACCATCAAGCTCACGCCGAACAAGGCCGACTGCCTGTCGGTGCTGGGCGTGGCGCGCGAAGTGTCGGCGCTGACCGGCACGCCATTGACGCTGCCGGCCACGCGCATCGTGCCGGTCACCGGCGATGAAGTGCTGCCAGTGAAAATCAGCGCGCCGGACCTGTGCGGGCGCTTCACCGGCCGCGTGATCCGCGGCCTGAACGCAAAGGCGAAGACGCCGGCGTGGATGGTGCAGCGCCTCGAGCGTAGCGGCCAGCGTTCGGTGTCGGCACTGGTCGACATCTCCAACTACGTGATGCTCGAAGTGGGCCGTCCGTCCCACGTGTTCGATCTCGACAAGATCCACGGCGGCCTCGATATCCGCTGGGGCGTCAAGGGCGAAACGCTGAAGCTCCTGAACGGAAATACCGTGGCGGTGGACGACTGGGTCGGCGTGATCGCCGATGCGCACCAGATCGAATCGCTGGCCGGCATCATGGGCGGCGACGCCACCGCCGTCACCTTGGAGACCACCAACATCTACCTGGAAGCGGCCTTCTGGTGGCCGAATGCGATCCAGGGCCGCGCGCGCCGCTACAACTTCTCGACCGATGCGGCGCACCGCTTCGAGCGCGGCGTCGATTACGCCACCACGGTCGAACACATCGAGCGCATCACCGCGCTGATCGTCGAGATCTGCGGCACCGCTGCGACCGTGGTCGGCCCGGTGGACGACCAGTCGGTCAACCTGCCGGTGCGCGCACCGGTCGTGCTGCGCACCGCGCGCGCGCAAAAGGTCATCGGCGTGCCGCTGACCGATGACGTGGTCGCCGATATCTTCCGCCGCCTCGGCCTGTCGTTCACGCAGGAGCCGGGCCAGTTCGCGGTGACGGCGCCGTCGTACCGCTTCGACATCGAGATCGAGGAAGACCTGATCGAGGAAGTGGCGCGCGTGTACGGCTTCGAGAACATCCCGGCCAAGCCGCCGGTCGCAGCCAGCCAGATGATCATCGCGCCCGAGCATACCCGCTCGCTGTTCGCGCTGCGCCACCGCATGGCCGACCTGGGCTACCAGGAAGTGGTCAACATGAGCTTCGTCGAATCGCAGTGGGAGACCGATTTCTCCGGTAACGACGACCAGATCAAATTGCAGAACCCGATCGCCAGTCAGATGAGCGTGATGCGCTCGTCGCTGATCGGCAGCCTGGTGGCCAACGTGCGCTACAACCTGAACCGCAAGGCCGGCCGGGTGCGCGTGTTCGAGATCGGCGCCGTGTTCCAGCGCAATCCGTTCGCCGTGGACGGCGCGCTGTCGATCGCCGGCTTCGACCAGCCGAAACGCCTGGCGGCGATGGCCTACGGCCCGGCGGCGGACGAGCAGTGGGGCCAGCCTTCGCGCCCGGTCGACTACTTCGACGTCAAGGCCGACCTGGAAGCGATGTTCGCCCCGGTGGCGCTGCGCTTCGCCAAGCTGGAGCACCCGGCGCTGCACCCGGGCCGCTCGGCATCGGTCGAAGTGGACGGCAAGGTGGTCGGCTTCATCGGCGAGCTGCACCCGAAATGGCTGCAGAAGTACGAACTGGCCCAGGCGCCGGTGTTGTTCGAAGTCGATGTAGTTGCGCTTCAGCAACGCCCGGTGCCCAAGCACGTCGATATTTCGAAATTCCCCGGCGCCACCCGCGACCTCGCGATGGTGGTGAAGAACACCGTCGCCGCGCAGGACCTGATCGACGCGTTTATTGCCGAAAAGCAGGTAAATCCAGCCGGAAACATCGTGCAAGCCATTGTTTTGTTTGATGAATATCGCGGAAAAGGGCTGCAGGCGGACGAAAAAAGTCTTGCTTTCCGCTTTAGCTTGCAAGATACTCAAACCACCTTGCAGGACGATGTCGTCGACGCGCTGATGGCGGCGATGGCCGAGACCGCAAAGCAAAAACACAACGCAACGATGCGTGGCTGA
- the pheS gene encoding phenylalanine--tRNA ligase subunit alpha, which translates to MDSLEQLVVAAQADFIAAEDAAALENAKAKYLGKTGQITEQMKGLGKLDPDQKKAQGALINAAKVQIETALTARRDALANAQLEQRLNAEAIDVTLPGRGRSIGGIHPVMRTWERVEEIFRSIGFDVADGPEIENDWTNFTALNSPENHPARSMQDTFYIEGNDSTGKPLLLRTHTSPMQVRYARTHTPPIKVIAPGRTYRVDSDATHSPMFHQVEGLWIAEDISFADLKGVYLNFVKAFFETDDLQVRFRPSYFPFTEPSAEIDIAFGSGPLKGRWLEVSGAGQVHPTVVKNFGLDPEKFIGFAFGSGLERLTMLRYGINDLRLFYEGDLRFLKQFN; encoded by the coding sequence ATGGACTCCCTGGAACAACTCGTCGTTGCCGCGCAGGCTGACTTTATCGCCGCCGAAGACGCTGCCGCACTGGAAAACGCCAAGGCCAAGTACCTCGGCAAGACCGGCCAGATCACCGAACAGATGAAGGGCCTGGGCAAGCTCGATCCGGATCAGAAGAAGGCGCAGGGCGCCCTGATCAACGCCGCCAAGGTGCAGATCGAAACCGCGCTCACCGCGCGCCGCGACGCGCTGGCCAACGCCCAGCTCGAGCAGCGCCTCAATGCCGAGGCGATCGACGTGACCCTGCCGGGCCGCGGCCGTTCGATCGGCGGCATCCATCCGGTGATGCGCACCTGGGAGCGCGTCGAGGAGATCTTCCGCTCGATCGGTTTCGACGTGGCCGACGGCCCCGAGATCGAAAACGACTGGACCAATTTCACCGCATTGAACAGCCCCGAGAACCATCCGGCCCGTTCGATGCAGGACACTTTCTATATCGAGGGCAACGACAGCACCGGCAAGCCGCTGCTGCTGCGTACCCACACCAGCCCGATGCAGGTGCGCTACGCGCGCACGCACACGCCGCCGATCAAGGTCATCGCGCCGGGCCGCACCTATCGCGTCGACAGCGATGCGACCCACTCGCCGATGTTCCACCAGGTCGAAGGCCTGTGGATCGCCGAGGACATCTCGTTCGCCGACCTGAAGGGCGTGTACCTGAACTTCGTGAAGGCCTTCTTCGAGACCGACGACCTGCAGGTGCGCTTCCGCCCATCCTACTTCCCGTTCACCGAGCCGTCGGCCGAAATCGACATCGCGTTCGGCTCCGGCCCGCTGAAGGGCCGCTGGCTCGAGGTGTCGGGCGCCGGCCAGGTGCATCCGACGGTGGTGAAGAACTTCGGCCTCGATCCGGAAAAATTCATCGGCTTCGCGTTCGGCTCCGGCCTCGAGCGCCTGACGATGCTGCGCTACGGGATCAACGACCTGCGCCTGTTCTACGAAGGCGACTTGCGCTTCCTGAAGCAGTTCAACTAA
- the rplT gene encoding 50S ribosomal protein L20, giving the protein MPRVKRGVTARARHKKILVQAKGYRGRRSKVYRVAKQAVMRAGQYAYRDRRNKKRVFRRLWIARINAASREHGVTYSVFMNGLKKAAIELDRKVLADMAVMDKPAFAAIVNAVKAKIAA; this is encoded by the coding sequence ATGCCTAGAGTAAAACGTGGGGTTACAGCTCGTGCCCGTCATAAGAAAATTCTTGTTCAAGCTAAAGGCTACCGTGGTCGCCGCAGCAAGGTATACCGTGTTGCCAAGCAAGCAGTCATGCGCGCTGGCCAGTACGCCTACCGCGATCGCCGCAACAAGAAGCGCGTCTTCCGCCGCCTGTGGATCGCCCGTATCAACGCCGCTTCCCGTGAGCATGGCGTGACGTACAGCGTGTTCATGAACGGCCTGAAGAAGGCAGCTATCGAACTGGACCGTAAAGTCCTGGCCGATATGGCAGTGATGGACAAGCCGGCATTTGCCGCGATTGTCAACGCCGTCAAGGCAAAGATCGCTGCGTAA
- the rpmI gene encoding 50S ribosomal protein L35 codes for MPKMKTKSSAKKRFRVRPGGTVKSGHAFKRHILTKKTTKNKRQLRGTRNINASDVTSVMRMMPSA; via the coding sequence ATGCCAAAAATGAAGACCAAAAGCTCCGCGAAGAAGCGTTTTCGCGTGCGTCCAGGTGGAACCGTCAAGTCGGGCCACGCCTTCAAGCGTCACATCCTGACCAAGAAGACCACCAAGAACAAGCGCCAGCTGCGCGGCACCCGCAACATCAATGCGTCCGACGTCACGTCCGTCATGCGCATGATGCCATCTGCTTAA
- the infC gene encoding translation initiation factor IF-3: protein MRLSGVENEPLGIVSLAEAFRLAEEANVDLVEIAPTAQPPVCRLMDYGKFKYSEQKKAHEAKLKQKIIQVKEVKFRPGTDDGDYGIKLRNLIKFLDEGDKTKITLRFRGREMAHQDIGFRMLERLKADLEPYGQVEQFPKMEGRQMIMILSPKKKKA from the coding sequence ATGCGTCTCTCCGGGGTGGAAAACGAGCCGCTCGGCATTGTGAGCCTGGCTGAGGCTTTTCGTCTGGCCGAAGAGGCTAACGTCGACCTGGTGGAGATTGCGCCAACCGCGCAGCCACCAGTTTGCCGCCTGATGGACTACGGCAAGTTCAAGTATTCGGAGCAGAAGAAGGCTCACGAAGCGAAGCTCAAGCAGAAGATCATCCAGGTCAAGGAAGTCAAGTTCCGCCCGGGTACCGATGATGGCGATTACGGCATCAAGCTGCGCAACCTGATCAAGTTCCTGGACGAAGGCGACAAGACCAAGATCACGCTGCGTTTCCGCGGCCGCGAAATGGCGCACCAGGACATCGGCTTCCGCATGCTGGAGCGCCTGAAGGCCGACCTCGAGCCGTACGGCCAGGTCGAGCAGTTCCCGAAGATGGAAGGCCGCCAGATGATCATGATTCTGTCGCCGAAGAAGAAGAAGGCTTAA